From Maniola jurtina chromosome 7, ilManJurt1.1, whole genome shotgun sequence:
AAAAGTTTATGCCCAAGCTTAAAATCCGACCATTAAAAGTACATAAGTAGTTTAGTAAGAGCTTGTAAAATCTACATTACTTACCTCTACttaccaacttccaaaaaaaggGGGATTGATGATTTggagcgtatttttttttttgtatatgagatacctatctaactatcacactaatattataaaagcgaaagtttgtatctgtgtgtgtgtgtgtgtgtgtgtgtatgtttgttactccttcacgcaaaaaccactggacggatttggctgaaattcggaatggagatagatagtatcctggattagcacataggctactttttatcccggaaaatcaaagagttcccacgggatttcgaaaaacctaaatccacgcggacgaagtcgcgggcatcagctagttttatataatttattcatcGTAGGTTTACTTACCATTTGCAGGTCCATATATGAAAGCAATCGAAGATAGTACTAAGATGGATTTTAGCCTCCGCTGATTAGCTCCTGGTTTGATCGCTACAATTAATGTATCCTTAACatttttaaagtcaaaaaatGACTTAAGAAATTTACGAAAACCTGCCTCATcctaaaatataagtaaatgaGTTTTAGGTCTTTATAAGGATGTCACTGAAAAAATCTCAAATTTCTTCTTAGTGATGGTCTACACTCTGCTACTGTGTTCATTGCCTACCTTCTCAGTTATCGTCCGCTCTGGATTTTGAATGTAAAAGTATCCGTGACAGATACTAAAAGAAAACAAGACCGAGCTTATCGTAAATACTCCATAATACCCTAGATATTTCAGCAATATACCGCTAAGGGCTGTTCCAATTTGCGCACCAGCAGTGAGACAAAGATTTGCTACACCAACTCTAAAAGTCCTCGTTTCTTCACTAGATATTTCACCAACGTAACTAAAAGCTCCCATATATGTTGTTATCCAACCACCGGTTATCGCTGGTAAAAATGCTTCTAAGAACATGGTCACTTCCACTGGTAATTCGTAGAAAAAGTAAGCGTTAAGTATGTTACTCAAGCACATCAAAAGATCTCCGAATATTGGCAGTAAGATACATATCTTCCTATTCCCAGTTCTATCACTCCATGCTCCTATGAACAGAATTAATAAACTCGGTATTGcagttaaaataaagtttttccaCGCTTCCATAGAAGCAATAAGTTCTTGTACAAGCAATTCTTCTTTCTGATGTTTTGTTCCTTCTTTTGCAATGAGAGCATCACACACAGTGTCTCCATATTTTAGGTTAACTCTACATGCTTTATCGAGATTTAAATTTTGAGTCGCCAACCTTGCTAGGACTCCAGGTACAACGTAGGTTATCAAAACGGGTTCTATTGTTATATTCTCTTTAATATATCTGATTTTCTCTataaatgttttcttttttggTTGTTCTTTTTGTTCTTTCAAAGGTTCTTCTTCTATTGTAGGCATGTTGCGCGTGACTTTGTGTCAAATGAAGAAATACCTATGACGTTAGAATGTATTAGAACGCCAAGAGTGCATCGTTGCGTTTACtcaatttaattataaatagctttatcaaatgttaaatattatttacccaCATACATGTATTTGACAACATAATGCGCTAACATATTGTAAAACCCTCACTCATCAGAATGTATTATAATCTTGACTACCTccttatatcacactaataataaatgtttgtatgtgtgtgtgtatgtttattactctttcacgcaaaaataaCTGGACGAATTTAGCTGCAATTTGGATTGAAGTTAACTTATGTCCTGACTCTACTTTTTagcctggaaaatcaaagatccagcgggattaaaaaaactgtacgtatccacgtggacgaagtcgagggcaccACATAGTTATAGAGCAACAAAGGTTAGTCTAGACGATATGACAACAATAAGTGTATAAATTAAAGCATAGTGATATAAAtaatagcctaatggttaagatgtTGGCCTTTTACTCGGGGGCTGGGGGTCggaggtttgatcccgggcatgcatctctaacttttcggctttgacagttttaaattaaatttttgtctgtccttttcttattaagtACATTGGTAAAAAAAGATGAgaatactataaaatattgGTGCCATCAGAATTAGtaccaaaatttgaaaaatgttgaattataatgaaaatatttttcgatATAAAACTCTGTAAATGTATAAATTTTGTGTCAGTTGTAGTGAAACGTAGATATAAGATTAGCTATTTGTAGTAGAAATTTCCTTTCCAACACCCACCGAGCGGATATCCGCACTTGTACA
This genomic window contains:
- the LOC123867088 gene encoding proton-coupled folate transporter-like isoform X2 yields the protein MPTIEEEPLKEQKEQPKKKTFIEKIRYIKENITIEPVLITYVVPGVLARLATQNLNLDKACRVNLKYGDTVCDALIAKEGTKHQKEELLVQELIASMEAWKNFILTAIPSLLILFIGAWSDRTGNRKICILLPIFGDLLMCLSNILNAYFFYELPVEVTMFLEAFLPAITGGWITTYMGAFSYVGEISSEETRTFRVGVANLCLTAGAQIGTALSGILLKYLGYYGVFTISSVLFSFSICHGYFYIQNPERTITEKDEAGFRKFLKSFFDFKNVKDTLIVAIKPGANQRRLKSILVLSSIAFIYGPANGEFTVRYLFTRYRFNWDALKYSFYNTFCICIHAFGALISIGIFSRKWKWGDATLGLISSCSKIMGGLATGLSRNSLEMYIAVVIEMFNATSFTALRSISSKLVSTDELGKMSSVFNLTEVLTSMVFGPVYSWIYMVSLKIDSGIIYYCSTVLTVPPILIFVWFYIQNRKEILEKNTKKIGKDGQEEPKNEESKPKEDCLINSIDLNDGLYFVE